Proteins from one Podospora pseudoanserina strain CBS 124.78 chromosome 1, whole genome shotgun sequence genomic window:
- a CDS encoding hypothetical protein (COG:U; EggNog:ENOG503P1PW): MSLPFFISPVQPGPGANLPQPDDRLLSLLPASYRTASDDIAAAGRYVSACIAKELDLQRLHRILSWLWVAGRPMPPRPLHRQLILSRELFVTEQMDMHLDKHLLPPKVTWPAWRHFIEQLDTERIYSKVDPRFHYGELRLSRLNKIYLLSQRPFLLRPYMSHWQQYGAFFQDNFAWLASATIYIAIVLTAMQVGLATKTLADNDAFQSASYGFTVFSIIGPIAVAGLIVVSGAGNFYDSRDWPCKPRCQYLAMPSVNLSQAMHLIGWTTALSLLAGAIAFGLWFYPTFARSKPAPSSQTRDSSSPARSTRQDVRLCQVNPDKNETDTDIDIIAIHGLDTKSPDTWTWVDPNDPNNTVNWLADPRMLPSQVEAARIFTCDWPADLLQPSDLVQKTDDEIALLLFEGIKRDLLRTHDKKKVDRPILFIASCLGGIILAKALVGADYKCSSYYSLRTATRGIIFLATPFGGTSFEDVAIWADPGLTVWALIRRREVSNLLGWVKGSTFALEALVRRFTRLCQDNHNPCHVFCFYELGKTNLWRKVFPWLPASLPGWKQLVDMRSAILQIVLEPLPLDRTHRLMNKFDGPKCPDYKQVSGKILEFLTKICNGTPLAQADARIRNVHYSLERLKIERLSGDLLPMDRCYINLAIVEWRGDNATRGVKGDTAQQSSPFSLLARLNVETPDKTIEVTLPTLFEPRKSQDGQMKQPSRILIRGRAGVGKTTLCKKIVHDFKYNNLWQGLFNRVLWVPLRNLKVEKRQSAGYNFRDLFYHEYFSQDLEGRELSEALWRALKDTKSGSTLFILDGFDEVSHGLGGDMSVFLEELLNQPNVIITTRPNARLPPRLDPLDLELETIGFYPDQITAYIENTFTDRETRERDLEKIKEIQSFLQRHPLMQGLMRIPIQLDAFCYTWNGFPREGVPETMTAVYKAIEESLWKKDILNLQKKKDGEPVTGDQIKKASRKKIESFVEQELRFLECLAFVGFYDDVIDFDWELRNAVSDRFASDLLLDKDLPCLSFLRTSDPSSNDQDRNYHFLHLTFQEYFAARYFIRQWKDKQQLNCLQLNRGNCNNMEPATFLGKFKYDPRYDIFWRFVAGLLDADDMALDFFQMIEKEPRDLLGPTHQRLVMHCLSEVERKESNFTALRARLENQLEQWLLFESNFTGASELVHEMECPGHVLSNVLTQASEGERTVLLVSLSRRTAVPFNVIEVVSPWLTNHTSARQCAAILRMLRNQYNNLPDRIQQSIAARLEDKDWSVRWAAIQALGGRADLPDQVLQSIAARLEDVENEHTQFIRREAIAALRGRADLPNQVLQSIAARLEHEDEGVRKAAIQALGGRADLPDQVLQSIAARLEDVENEHTQFIRREAIAALRGRADLPNQVLQSIAARLEHEDEGVRKAAIQALGGRADLPDQVLQSIAAGLEDEHKDVRKAASEALRSRADLPDQVLQSIAARLEDEHKDVRKAAIKALQGHADLPNQVLQSITARLEHEDGGVRRAAIEALGGRADLPDQVLQSIAAGLEDEDENVQWAAIRALRGRANLPDQVLQSIAAGLEDEDENVQWAASEALRGRADLPDQVLQSIAARLEDEHKDVRKAAIKALQGHADLPNQVLQSITARLEHEDGGVRRAAIEALGGRADLPDQVLQSIAARLEDEDGDVREAAIKALLYQSALSLDVLIPCIRSFYDALLQRSFREHLYCVQHNVKEVVRKLLNVLHKVAWGLAPEAAEFLVREIVRESLSNRLIREKDYKSRTPWGVLNGQLSRGDKDERALRRAKAALEKAGAHLDAAQEKDVIILQDSAQRLSTTYNTLTYRVLCSDSSLRDLFSSIKTVSVALDSCRGLLEQLKSGTTSIPIPTDLSPRLEANLEECKEAFADANEKAKKLMPQLGQLGSTKLFEIFTPAEIYRLTSQLYARGREFYRVGQAIRLQTISQLPQNILSNARQPFGQPLQIRGFQPIVQFQPPRFQYQPNNTPNINEKSQPTGHTTLHDLCATTGKTTKTTTVIKSLLEKGADPTATLNAAYSQLTAVHIASYHNNVAALEAIKDSMTTIKTFTYQPTTTRYAHYQTAPSNYTSYQPTSYIGQYKWKNLLKQKDFRGMTPLHWAAYGVCPEATEFLLKEVEDAGLRQEVVDGRDREGRTALIVLAGGYKLRDRESVTKIAKGLVKAGASLDMGDRRGKTARGMVVELGVEKEAAGKKEVEQTGGGGGVFGLGYQGGYQAYRWQGYQGGGQQNNGLPGWRGNSYQGGGRTSGR, translated from the exons ATG TCTCTACCTTTCTTCATCTCGCCGGTCCAGCCAGGGCCAGGTGCCAACCTACCGCAGCCCGACGATCGACTCTTATCACTCCTGCCCGCGTCCTACCGCACCGCTTCCGACGACATTGCCGCCGCAGGTCGGTATGTAAGCGCCTGCATCGCGAAAGAACTCGACTTGCAGAGGCTTCACAGGATCCTGAGCTGGCTGTGGGTTGCCGGTCGCCCCATGCCACCGCGTCCGCTGCACCGCCAGCTCATCCTCTCCCGGGAGCTCTTCGTCACGGAGCAGATGGACATGCACCTG GACAAGCACTTGCTGCCGCCGAAGGTGACATGGCCAGCATGGAGGCATTTTATCGAGCAGCTAGACACCGAGCGCATCTACTCCAAGGTTGATCCTCGGTTCCACTACGGCGAGCTCCGTCTCTCCCGTCTGAATAAGATATATCTCCTCTCGCAGCGCCCGTTCCTCCTTCGTCCCTACATGTCACACTGGCAACAATACGGGGCCTTTTTCCAAGACAACTTCGCCTGGCTGGCGTCCGCCACTATCTATATCGCTATCGTCCTTACCGCTATGCAGGTCGGGCTGGCGACGAAGACGCTAGCCGACAACGACGCCTTCCAATCCGCATCCTACGGCTTTACTGTTTTCTCTATTATAGGCCCCATCGCCGTCGCCGGACTTATtgt CGTCAGCGGTGCGGGGAACTTCTACGATTCTCGGGATTGGCCGTGCAAACCCCGCTGCCAGTACCTAGCCATGCCTTCTGTCAATCTCAGCCAAGCCATGCATTTGATCGGATGGACCACTGCTCTTAGTCTCTTAGCTGGTGCGATTGCCTTTGGCCTGTGGTTCTATCCCACGTTCGCGCGTTCCAAGCCCGCACCGTCGTCTCAGACCAGGGACAGCTCAAGCCCCGCACGATCCACGCGACAAGACGTCCGCCTCTGTCAAGTTAACCCTGACAAGAACGAGACAGACACCGACATCGACATCATTGCCATTCATGGCCTCGACACAAAGTCGCCGGACACGTGGACATGGGTAGACCCCAACGATCCCAACAATACCGTTAACTGGCTGGCCGACCCGCGAATGCTCCCGAGTCAAGTGGAAGCAGCTCGCATCTTCACATGCGACTGGCCTGCCGATCTGCTTCAGCCGTCAGACTTGGTCCAGAAGACGGATGACGAGATCGCTTTGCTCTTGTTCGAAGGAATCAAGAGAGATCTCTTGAGAACGCATGATAAAAAGAAAGTAGACCGGCCGATTCTCTTCATCGCTTCCTGCCTTGGGGGAATCATCTTGGCAAAGGCTCTTGTGGGCGCCGATTATAAATGCAGCAGCTATTATAGTCTACGGACAGCAACACGTGGGATtatcttcctcgccacccCGTTTGGAGGGACTTCGTTCGAAGACGTAGCTATCTGGGCAGATCCAGGTCTGACCGTATGGGCTCTGATCCGTCGCCGAGAAGTGAGTAACCTGCTCGGCTGGGTGAAGGGATCAACCTTCGCTCTTGAGGCACTAGTTCGGAGGTTCACGCGGCTATGTCAAGATAATCACAACCCTTGCCATGTGTTCTGCTTCTACGAACTTGGAAAAACGAATCTCTGGCGCAAGGTATTTCCTTGGCTGCCAGCCTCACTCCCTGGATGGAAGCAG CTGGTCGACATGAGGTCAGCAATCCTTCAAATTGTCCTTGAACCGCTGCCGCTCGATCGAACCCACCGCCTGATGAACAAATTCGACGGCCCTAAATGTCCGGACTACAAACAAGTCTCTGGAAAGATTCTAGAGTTTCTCACGAAGATATGTAATGGAACCCCCCTCGCACAGGCGGACGCCAGGATTCGCAATGTGCACTATTCGCTGGAACGGCTCAAAATTGAACGACTGTCGGGCGACCTGCTGCCGATGGACAGATGCTACATCAATCTGGCCATTGTCGAGTGGCGTGGCGATAATGCAACTCGCGGAGTAAAAGGAGACACAGCACAACAGTCTTCCCCGTTTTCGCTCCTCGCCCGACTAAATGTGGAGACACCGGACAAGACGATCGAGGTCACGCTGCCGACGCTGTTTGAGCCCCGCAAGTCACAGGACGGCCAGATGAAACAGCCAAGTCGCATCCTGATCCGTGGACGGGCAGGAGTGGGTAAGACTACTCTATGCAAGAAGATTGTCCATGATTTTAAATACAACAACCTATGGCAGGGCTTGTTCAATCGCGTGCTTTGGGTACCACTGCGGAACCTGAAGGTGGAAAAGAGACAGAGTGCCGGATACAATTTCCGGGATTTGTTTTACCATGAGTATTTCTCTCAAGATCTCGAAGGCCGCGAGCTCTCCGAAGCATTGTGGCGCGCCTTGAAGGACACCAAGAGCGGCAGTACTTTGTTCATCCTCGACGGTTTCGACGAAGTGTCACACGGCCTAGGCGGCGACATGTCCGTCTTCCTCGAAGAGCTCTTGAATCAGCCAAATGTCATCATCACTACCCGGCCCAACGcacggcttcctcctcggctaGATCCTCTTGACCTCGAGTTGGAAACCATTGGATTCTACCCGGACCAAATCACGGCCTACATTGAAAACACCTTTACCGATCGGGAAACGCGCGAACGCGATTTAGAAAAGATCAAAGAGATTCAATCGTTTCTGCAACGCCATCCGCTCATGCAAGGTCTAATGCGTATCCCGATCCAGCTAGATGCGTTTTGCTACACCTGGAATGGTTTTCCTCGGGAAGGTGTGCCGGAGACCATGACAGCTGTCTACAAAGCTATCGAGGAGAGTCTGTGGAAAAAAGATATCTTGAACCtacagaaaaagaaggatgGTGAGCCTGTAACGGGAGACCAGATTAAGAAGGCTAGCCGGAAAAAGATTGAAAGCTTCGTGGAGCAGGAGCTCAGATTCCTCGAGTGCCTTGCCTTTGTGGGGTTCTATGACGACGTGATAGACTTCGATTGGGAACTTCGAAACGCTGTTTCTGATAGATTTGCATCAGATCTCCTACTCGACAAAGATCTGCCTTGTCTCTCATTCCTACGAACGTCGGACCCTTCATCAAACGACCAAGATCGAAATTACCACTTCTTACACCTCACGTTTCAAGAGTATTTTGCAGCACGGTATTTCATTCGACAGTGGAAAGATAAACAACAGCTCAATTGTCTGCAACTCAACCGTGGCAATTGTAACAATATGGAACCTGCCACTTTCCTTGGGAAGTTTAAATACGATCCTCGCTACGATATCTTCTGGCGCTTTGTCGCAGGATTACTCGATGCCGATGACATGGCCCTCGACTTCTTCCAGATGATTGAGAAGGAACCACGCGATCTCCTAGGACCTACGCACCAACGCCTTGTCATGCATTGCCTGAGCGAAGTTGAGCGGAAGGAGTCGAATTTCACGGCACTTCGAGCGAGGCTAGAAAACCAACTAGAACAGTGGCTACTGTTTGAATCCAATTTTACGGGGGCTTCCGAACTAGTCCATGAAATGGAGTGTCCGGGGCACGTCCTGTCCAATGTATTAACGCAAGCATCTGAAGGCGAAAGAACGGTTCTTCTCGTATCACTATCCAGACGAACAGCAGTGCCGTTCAATGTTATAGAAGTCGTATCTCCCTGGCTGACCAACCACACCTCTGCACGCCAATGTGCTGCTATCTTGCGTATGTTAAGAAACCAGTATAATAACTTACCGGACAGGATCCAGCAAAGCATCGCAGCACGGCTCGAGGATAAGGACTGGAGCGTCCGGTGGGCAGCAATCCAGGCGCTTGGAGGCCGCgccgacctccccgaccaGGTGCTCCAAAGCATCGCAGCACGGCTCGAGGATGTTGAGAACGAGCACACCCAGTTCATCCGGCGTGAAGCAATCGCGGCGCTTCGAGGCCgcgccgacctccccaaccaggtGCTCCAAAGCATCGCAGCACGGCTCGAGCATGAGGACGAGGGCGTCCGGAAGGCAGCAATCCAGGCGCTTGGAGGCCGCgccgacctccccgaccaGGTGCTCCAAAGCATCGCAGCACGGCTCGAGGATGTTGAGAACGAGCACACCCAGTTCATCCGGCGTGAAGCAATCGCGGCGCTTCGAGGCCgcgccgacctccccaaccaggtGCTCCAAAGCATCGCAGCACGGCTCGAGCATGAGGACGAGGGCGTCCGGAAGGCAGCAATCCAGGCGCTTGGAGGCCGCgccgacctccccgaccaGGTGCTCCAAAGCATCGCAGCAGGGCTCGAGGATGAGCACAAGGACGTCCGGAAGGCAGCAAGCGAGGCGCTTCGAAGCCGCGCCGACCTTCCGGACCAGGTGCTCCAGAGCATCGCAGCACGGCTCGAGGATGAGCACAAGGACGTCCGGAAGGCAGCAATCAAGGCGCTTCAAGGCCAcgccgacctccccaaccaggtGCTCCAAAGCATCACTGCACGGCTCGAGCATGAGGACGGGGGCGTCCGGCGGGCAGCAATCGAGGCGCTTGGAGGCCGCgccgacctccccgaccaGGTGCTCCAAAGCATCGCAGCAGggctcgaggatgaggacgagaaCGTCCAGTGGGCAGCAATCAGGGCGCTTCGAGGCCGTgccaacctccccgaccagGTGCTCCAAAGCATCGCAGCAGggctcgaggatgaggacgagaaCGTCCAGTGGGCAGCAAGCGAGGCGCTTCGAGGCCGCgccgacctccccgaccaGGTGCTCCAAAGCATCGCAGCACGGCTCGAGGATGAGCACAAGGACGTCCGGAAGGCAGCAATCAAGGCGCTTCAAGGCCAcgccgacctccccaaccaggtGCTCCAAAGCATCACTGCACGGCTCGAGCATGAGGACGGGGGCGTCCGGCGGGCAGCAATCGAGGCGCTTGGAGGCCGCgccgacctccccgaccaGGTGCTCCAAAGCATCGCAGCACggctcgaggatgaggacggggACGTCCGGGAGGCAGCAATCAAGGCGCTTCTATATCAATCAGCATTATCGTTAGATGTCCTCATCCCATGTATCCGATCCTTTTACGACGCTTTACTCCAGAGGAGCTTCAGGGAGCATTTATACTG CGTGCAACATAACGtcaaggaggtggtgaggaagctACT AAATGTTCTTCACAAGGTTGCTTGGGGGTTAGCACCTGAGGCGGCCGAGTTCTTGGTTCGCGAGATTGTGAGAGAGAGTTTGAGTAACCGGTTGATTAGGGAGAAGGATTACAAGAGTAGAACGCCTTGGGGTGTCTTGAATGGGCAGCTCTCCCGGGGAGATAAGGATGAAAGAGCGTTGAGGAGGGCGAAGGCTGCGCTGGAAAAGGCGGGAGCCCACTTGGATGCAGCTCAAGAAAAGGAC GTCATCATACTACAGGATTCCGCCCAGAGGCTCTCAACAACCTACAACACCTTGACGTACCGGGTCCTATGCAGTGACAGCAGTCTGAGGGATCTTTTCAGTAGCATCAAGACTGTGTCTGTAGCACTGGACTCGTGCAGAGGTCTTCTTGAACAGCTCAAGTCTGGCACAACCAGCATTCCGATACCCACAGATCTCTCCCCGCGTCTTGAGGCAAACCTGGAGGAGTGCAAGGAGGCCTTTGCGGATGCCAACGAGAAGGCAAAAAAGCTGATGCCCCAGCTCGGTCAGCTCGGTTCCACAAAGCTGTTTGAGATATTCACGCCTGCTGAGATATATCGGCTGACGAGTCAGCTATATGCGAGGGGACGGGAGTTTTATCGGGTTGGTCAGGCTATTAGGTT ACAAACAATCTCACAactcccccaaaacatcctcTCCAACGCCCGACAGCCATTCGGCCAGCCCCTCCAAATCCGAGGTTTCCAACCCATCGTTCAATTCCAACCCCCGAGATTCCAATACcagcccaacaacacccccaacatcaacgagAAATCCCAACCGACCGGgcacaccaccctccacgaTCTATGCGCCACCACCGgaaaaaccaccaaaaccactACCGTCATCAAGTCGCTCCTGGAAAAAGGAGCAGACCCAACCGCGACACTCAACGCAGCTTATTCCCAGTTAACAGCCGTACACATCGCCTCCTACCACAACAACGTCGCCGCGCTGGAAGCCATCAAGGACAGTATGACAACTATCAAAACATTTACATACCAGCCAACTACCACCAGGTACGCCCACTATCAGACAGCCCCCAGTAATTACACTTCCTATCAGCCTACAAGTTACATCGGGCAGTACAAATGGAAGAACCTGCTCAAACAGAAAGATTTCCGGGGCATGACGCCCCTTCACTGGGCAGCCTATGGTGTCTGTCCTGAGGCGACCGAGTTCTTGCTTaaagaggtggaggatgctgGGTTGAGGCaagaggtggttgatggcaggGATCGAGAGGGGAGGACGGCGTTGATTGTTCTGGCGGGGGGGTATAAGTTGCGGGATAGGGAGTCGGTGACAAAGATTGCGAAGGGACTTGTCAAGGCGGGGGCGAGTTTGGATATGGGGGATaggagggggaagacggcgagggggatggtggttgagcttggggttgagaaggaggcggctgggaagaaggaggtggagcagacaggtggtggtggtggtgtttttgggtTGGGCTATCAAGGGGGTTATCAGGCTTATAGGTGGCAGGGTTAtcagggaggggggcagcaGAATAATGGTTTGCCGGGTTGGAGGGGAAATAGCTATCAGGGAGGAGGTCGGACAAGTGGGAGGTAA
- a CDS encoding hypothetical protein (EggNog:ENOG503P5WI; COG:S), giving the protein MAAPAPQATATPSTQATGPISDADVAEWKDKFNKVFAAPSEHFNSKSPATAQPWTHNFWNFVNPLETCLMTWCLPCVVFGRTHHRVNKSASLRGYEPINTSCLLFCGSTAVCMQWLPMAIQRADFRAKYNLQGSCAVDVALACCCGCCDIVQMDKEAELRASGEQSQNGIQEQYKAAEVMVVPVEQKQ; this is encoded by the exons ATGGCCGCTCCCGCCCCCCAAGCCACTGCTACCCCTTCGACCCAGGCCACCGGTCCCATCTCTGACGCCGACGTGGCCGAGTGGAAAGACAAGTTCAACAAAGTCTTCGCCGCACCCTCCGAGCACTTCAACTCCAAGTCGCCCGCCACCGCTCAGCCATGGACACACAACTTCTGGAACTTTGTCAATCCGCTCGAGACATGTCTTATGACTTGGTGCTTGCCGTGTGTCGTGTTTGGCAGGACACATCACAGGGTGAACAAGAGCGCTAGTCTGAGGGGCTATGAGCCTATCAACACTTCG TGCCTTCTATTCTGCGGTTCAACAGCTGTCTGCATGCAGTGGCTTCCCATGGCGATTCAGAGAGCGGATTTCCGAGCCAAGTACAACCTTCAGGGTAGCTGCGCGGTGGATGTTGCCTTGGCGTGCTGCTGCGGGTGCTGTGACATCGTGCAGATGGATAAGGAGGCTGAGCTGAGGGCTTCTGGGGAGCAGAGCCAGAATGGGATTCAGGAGCAGTATAAAGCTGCTGAGGTTATGGTTGTGCCTGTAGAGCAGAAGCAGTAg